One part of the Herbiconiux aconitum genome encodes these proteins:
- a CDS encoding glycosyl hydrolase family 18 protein → MSPPAPTSQPRRAVRTVLMLLVAGSTLLFGGCVSELAAGDSFNPSSRPVPDGGAGTPSPLPTDSRSTHPHTGSSHTDPFGVEGYLLIDEDSARHVTANAGLATMIGVDGVMVDEGGASLIPEPPGSAEVVAEAHALGMHAELLIANYDLETKDFSAEIGAALLGSPTNRTAVIGELVAAVEAGGYDSVQLDLEYLSITDAAGLTAFARELDSALDQVPGHGTESLPDAGTLTATGEIPISIAVMAKASPADYLAAGYDFHGLLATVDRVVLMGYDQHGPSWSEPGPVGGMPWVMSSLDALRASGVPDAKIDLGIGAYGYSWPGDGSPGTTLRVTDARAIAGDHAVFDAEQGEWTATLDDSTVLWWSDETSRDIRMQFAREEGLHGVAIWQLASAE, encoded by the coding sequence ATGAGCCCGCCCGCGCCCACCTCCCAGCCCCGGCGCGCCGTGCGCACGGTGCTGATGCTGCTCGTGGCCGGTTCGACGCTGCTGTTCGGAGGATGCGTGTCGGAGTTGGCCGCCGGTGACTCGTTCAACCCCTCGTCACGCCCGGTTCCCGACGGAGGTGCGGGCACACCCTCGCCACTTCCCACCGATTCGCGTTCCACGCACCCGCACACGGGCAGCTCCCACACCGATCCGTTCGGCGTGGAGGGCTACCTCCTCATCGACGAGGACTCGGCACGACACGTCACCGCCAATGCGGGACTCGCCACCATGATCGGCGTCGACGGTGTGATGGTGGACGAGGGCGGCGCGAGTCTCATCCCGGAGCCCCCGGGATCGGCCGAGGTGGTGGCCGAGGCGCACGCCCTCGGCATGCACGCGGAACTCCTCATCGCCAACTACGACCTCGAGACGAAGGACTTCTCGGCCGAGATCGGCGCTGCCCTGCTCGGCAGCCCGACGAACCGCACCGCCGTGATCGGCGAGCTGGTGGCTGCCGTCGAGGCCGGCGGCTACGACAGCGTGCAACTCGACCTCGAATACCTCAGCATCACCGATGCGGCCGGTCTCACCGCCTTCGCCCGCGAACTCGACTCGGCACTCGACCAGGTGCCCGGTCACGGCACCGAGTCGCTGCCCGATGCCGGCACCCTCACCGCGACCGGCGAGATCCCGATCTCCATCGCCGTGATGGCGAAGGCGAGCCCCGCCGACTACCTCGCCGCCGGCTACGACTTCCACGGCCTGCTCGCCACGGTCGACCGGGTCGTGCTGATGGGCTACGACCAGCACGGACCTTCCTGGAGCGAGCCCGGGCCGGTCGGAGGCATGCCCTGGGTGATGTCCTCGCTCGACGCGCTGCGCGCATCCGGGGTGCCGGACGCCAAGATCGACCTCGGCATCGGTGCCTACGGATACTCCTGGCCCGGCGACGGATCTCCCGGCACCACCCTGCGCGTGACGGATGCGCGGGCCATCGCCGGTGACCACGCGGTCTTCGACGCCGAACAGGGCGAATGGACGGCGACGCTCGACGATTCGACGGTGCTCTGGTGGTCGGATGAGACCTCCCGCGACATCCGCATGCAGTTCGCGAGAGAAGAAGGACTGCACGGCGTCGCCATCTGGCAACTCGCCTCCGCGGAGTAG
- a CDS encoding DMT family transporter — MLPYLAVLLAAVCFGTTGTAQAFGPADASSLSIGAARILIGGGVLAVIALGLRMRRRATVRIPDPASPGPSGRGAPSWLLLLVAAAGVLAYQPAFFLGTSLNGVAVGTVVALGSAPIITGLLDWALHRRFPGAVWLVATLVATAGVVLISGLLGTDGGVAGEGMADSTTAISVPGLVASLGAGASYAVYTLASKALLERGWTPSSTMGSVFGIAAVFSIPLLLATDMSWLATGPGLAMALWLGLVTTTVAYLLFGWGLGRLRASTVSTLTLAEPLTATLLGTLVLGEVLPGLAVVGLVVLAAGLVILAVPWRGRSNPAPGVGAPS; from the coding sequence ATGCTCCCTTATCTGGCGGTTCTGCTCGCCGCCGTCTGCTTCGGCACGACCGGCACCGCGCAGGCCTTCGGACCGGCCGACGCCTCCTCGCTCTCGATCGGGGCCGCCCGCATCCTGATCGGCGGCGGGGTGCTCGCCGTGATCGCGCTAGGGCTCCGGATGCGACGCCGCGCGACGGTGCGAATCCCTGACCCCGCGAGCCCAGGACCGAGCGGGCGCGGCGCGCCGTCGTGGCTGCTCCTCCTCGTCGCCGCAGCGGGGGTGCTCGCCTACCAGCCCGCGTTCTTTCTCGGCACGAGCCTGAACGGCGTGGCCGTGGGCACGGTGGTCGCGCTCGGCTCGGCGCCGATCATCACCGGGCTGCTCGACTGGGCGCTGCACCGCCGTTTCCCGGGCGCGGTGTGGCTCGTGGCCACCCTCGTCGCCACCGCGGGGGTGGTGCTGATCAGCGGCCTGCTCGGCACCGACGGCGGCGTTGCAGGCGAGGGCATGGCCGACAGCACCACCGCGATCAGCGTGCCCGGCCTCGTCGCCTCGCTGGGCGCCGGCGCCTCCTACGCCGTGTACACCCTGGCGAGCAAGGCGCTGCTGGAGCGCGGCTGGACGCCGAGCTCCACCATGGGCTCCGTGTTCGGGATCGCGGCCGTGTTCAGCATCCCGCTCCTCCTGGCCACCGACATGAGTTGGCTGGCCACCGGGCCCGGCCTCGCGATGGCGCTCTGGCTCGGCCTCGTCACCACGACGGTCGCCTACCTGCTCTTCGGCTGGGGCCTCGGTCGCCTCCGCGCCTCCACCGTCTCCACCCTCACCCTCGCCGAGCCGCTCACCGCGACCCTCCTCGGCACCCTGGTGCTCGGTGAGGTGCTTCCGGGGCTCGCTGTGGTGGGGCTGGTGGTGCTGGCCGCGGGTCTCGTCATCCTCGCCGTGCCCTGGCGCGGGCGGAGCAACCCAGCCCCCGGGGTCGGCGCCCCGTCCTGA